In Marivirga salinae, a single window of DNA contains:
- a CDS encoding TerC family protein: MVNWSYSTTHHKISGFELTYRDIFLMPGGLFLIYKSTIEIHHKLEVEEIDVKSKSKANSFSSVIFQIILLDAVFSFDSILTAVVLVDKM, from the coding sequence ATGGTTAATTGGTCTTACTCAACCACTCACCACAAAATATCTGGTTTTGAACTCACATATCGAGATATCTTCCTAATGCCAGGCGGACTATTTTTAATTTATAAAAGTACAATTGAAATCCACCATAAATTAGAAGTAGAAGAAATTGATGTAAAATCTAAATCCAAAGCAAACAGCTTTTCTTCCGTAATATTTCAAATCATTCTATTAGATGCTGTATTTTCATTTGATTCCATATTAACTGCAGTTGTTTTAGTAGATAAAATGTAA
- a CDS encoding ATP-binding protein: MIKIAIIGPESTGKSTLTKGLANYFQELYVPEYGRQYLEENGSQYEKSDLLKISKGMLGAEKTQAKNAQHFLFCDTDLIMMKVWYEVKYGQCHPFILGKLAENPYDYYLLCAPDLPWEADPLRENPNIREELYERYQRELEEYGVEYSIISGEEGRLKKAIEVIEKLK; encoded by the coding sequence ATGATTAAAATTGCAATAATAGGACCTGAAAGTACTGGTAAAAGTACCTTAACAAAAGGATTAGCGAATTACTTTCAGGAGCTATATGTGCCTGAATACGGACGACAATATCTAGAAGAAAATGGCAGTCAGTATGAGAAATCTGATCTACTGAAAATTAGTAAAGGCATGCTTGGAGCTGAAAAAACGCAAGCTAAAAATGCTCAACACTTTTTATTCTGTGATACAGATTTGATCATGATGAAAGTGTGGTATGAAGTGAAATATGGACAATGTCATCCATTTATTTTGGGGAAATTAGCTGAAAATCCATACGACTATTATTTGTTATGTGCTCCTGATCTTCCTTGGGAAGCAGACCCTTTAAGGGAAAATCCAAATATAAGAGAAGAGCTTTATGAACGCTATCAAAGGGAGTTGGAAGAATATGGCGTTGAATATTCTATAATTTCAGGAGAAGAAGGTAGGTTAAAAAAAGCAATTGAGGTGATTGAGAAATTGAAATAA
- a CDS encoding T9SS type A sorting domain-containing protein has protein sequence MKKFYSPLKSLLSLFFILFALNVHAADYFWIGGSGDINDLNHWATTSGGSTLHTNLPGEDDDLFFDANSFSADGQTVTFNVNIGVRDFNASNVSNAIIFTGSGDFNIYGSLYIGVSVELDLDSNRLSFYSNEDGEEIEIAQGNMDIDDPKSNNISFLGSGSYTFLSNFSAANVFHYSGTIIFGANEFDFGYFNSINNVAKHIDITNAIINLSHWSIASYDVITLESANSTINVSRDFKGNNLDYFDVNILMPDFFNTVSIEDDNSFDNLTVAAGIEVEFQAESQQTITNALTVNGTASEVVEFVSSTEGSTATIIGSGINVSGDYLNITDVDFTGSGTFSLENSLVLDDSQGWEINSVPTPTGNGQFYFSKIYSDSIYLGLTAGGGQERIVFIREGTYPDVTVADDTEYTANTTFGQGQLVGTDTYVIYQGNDKQVKIDGLQPNTEYYFSRMEVNSTPDNSSVKYQSTSTSFAKIMTTLESGNIYMHNGEVSVNTGDSFYDEGGNGSYFPNKEQVLTLNSAEAGKSVKLTFNELEVRSYEKLRIFDGADTTATLLESYSGDTHSLPLSVSSSGESLTVKFESADFETSSFSSKGWQADVDITLPAPTQMASELTVENISDSTIRIKFYLGNGDDRMILIQKGTSPITFTPTDNQSYADDFEIGTVRNIRANNISSFGSGWYVTMDKLDFASEYTVKIIEYNESNGEITYAEESYETVVDNIIEAPSDDFSKYDLDFYSYDQPFVKIEKIRLSGPRVDPSSDFRNEKEANYFFLISEQPISESLLRETLKDNTRFQANEQFGLGTEIAEGVFVVTKRDNTFYDTEISGLKPSTDYYFATMLFRENRVGLTYGWNTLRFNKFTTRPENSIFLNDTVDYIDSVKFLYDPTGFAGTIWNYEDITQTFYPEQSTDKLSYQNLGIDSRVGGNTIFDLRVFDGTDSLAPLLIDYEELTVDGINSDSVIQATNSQGALTFVYKKLWSGYTHKGFYGRLFPVQAGEQEPTQSVSNFEATTTKEGTADINFVRGNGDRVVATIVNRYEESPSYIDGLDYQFNKTLKDFFTNGSQVVYNGAGNNFSINNLVPGKSYDIYFAEANGEGKNIAYAQAKKYTFNVPENRPTIAAKNLDFLLINDSTVNLSWENGNGEERIVLITLNRALFNTYQSIDGRDLPSVNGGLIEDFYRVNVDNGYSNSTLYLAYSGTGNSVNVSSKYLVRQLYNTEALKFYVLEYYGDENAKNYLSSEHKTFSFIPKIGTNKLDGSYFTISEIDAVSFKLSYETEAYYYPYESVVVVSEKGVADNTIPFESGLLPNGFTEIKNGLVGTFENKKVYFFDRPSNNYIKGLKPNTDYTVTIYNARFTKLASTITNDQIYQRDVATSNTSTYYWVNGSGNWVDLSHWATSSGGKTKHSTLPDNSSEVIFDENSVSSATKDSVVISTEEMALFSFDAKSLPNKLSFVYEDISSSIDQVNIASSFELNDSLNFFADNLTLRQALEGNKFRSNIASTILSIEIMPSKNHLNIKNVFSLMELKITNANVSFEPQSSISVEDISFNNSIIHNMPRWEGVNSISSDIKLPYVETGNRDYFNTYSNVDIDSLFLNIHKVYLKNQSTLQVEEIINNSQKTVLLTSLDGIANIKTNSDSLIVDNFYIKNNFALGSAVYYAKNSALLENTKGWINDNDSFPDVEAEAEAIIITGLKTEISLKLYNYLSFGGLYISLREANKPHKGPGELENLNANSVYSEASGEEQLLYLNTNFKFDFNRPLLNISNLSPDTEYILSFYSCYKSGDQVIFSEDRREKKFKTLKKDDILMFREGGDVIVDGRKNLYGVNGFETGEFPFERSEVTLYPNSNSKKIALTALQIRDIETDMDVSIFDGIDTSANKILDSRLSARGENLESIFQDNYPKASNAEGALTVVLEGYTSASSYSKGPKFIVYESNGVVANEPTVQASNVEISDKNQNTATITWTKGDGNRTLVSIFEGYSSFGSSIFNDGIKWNANNIFRLGDRVGDRYTQYIVYTGEGDSITIDSLKADTRYGVMALTYNVSETEDPNYMNSDVVTKSFYTTPNAPVQLPQNFSIFDREPISTNFTFQDSVATGALILIKENEAVDLSLATDSIKNQNTSGYVVDFTELDSLEDGARIYFNDNYSDMNYYLEGLKESTEYHYAIFNYRENSVARVVNENALTGSFKTQDASYKINGFNLPNNSLQGEEICMGANIKIYYNYTGTNEGDNSAIPIISNSLGMSDSTLLDVISEEDGLMIVSLPEDLDSGMHYFSMIPELGSDFKIYIDSLNIQPIQEIEITRNNNKLVVNDSVDLRWYRNDALISQENDSILQLTSEGTYYASKTAANCEYFSNEIYVKAKVTFTEDSVQSCIDELVEIEFENTLGNLSDSFNYYALLLDNSGNEQNLELESIDLNNNLFSLSLPKNLPTDYYSIILKAEGDSIESDTTTLYIENMEPAIITLTESGLSSNYEEGNQWFFNGEPINGATSQSISIDRSGVYSVEVSTEFCSVKSEGITLTSNRRGLSAVGFRAYPNPIRNDLNLKYTGDEYLGLSSVVITDLTGKAIYNGLHDFQNEKKLEIPLSEINAGVYFITVETNSYRAQQKLIKK, from the coding sequence ATGAAAAAATTCTACTCTCCCCTCAAATCTCTATTATCTTTATTTTTTATTTTATTTGCTTTAAACGTTCATGCTGCTGACTATTTTTGGATAGGGGGTAGTGGTGATATTAATGATTTAAATCACTGGGCAACAACTAGTGGCGGATCAACTCTGCATACAAATCTGCCCGGTGAAGATGATGATTTATTTTTTGATGCTAATTCATTTTCTGCAGATGGTCAAACTGTTACATTTAATGTAAATATAGGTGTACGGGATTTTAATGCTAGTAATGTCAGTAATGCCATAATTTTCACTGGAAGTGGGGATTTTAATATATATGGCTCACTATACATTGGGGTTAGTGTAGAATTAGACCTTGACTCCAATCGTTTAAGCTTTTACAGTAATGAGGATGGGGAGGAAATAGAAATTGCACAAGGCAATATGGATATTGATGACCCTAAATCAAATAATATTAGTTTTTTAGGTTCTGGTAGCTATACCTTCCTAAGCAATTTTTCTGCAGCGAATGTTTTTCACTATTCAGGGACTATAATATTTGGTGCCAATGAATTTGATTTTGGCTATTTTAATTCCATAAATAATGTAGCCAAACATATTGACATTACTAATGCTATTATCAATTTATCTCATTGGAGTATTGCCTCTTACGATGTGATTACATTGGAGTCGGCAAATTCGACCATAAATGTAAGCAGAGACTTTAAAGGGAATAATTTAGATTATTTCGATGTAAATATTTTAATGCCCGATTTTTTTAATACAGTTAGCATAGAGGACGATAACTCCTTTGATAATTTAACAGTAGCAGCAGGTATTGAAGTTGAATTTCAAGCAGAAAGTCAACAAACTATCACAAATGCCTTGACTGTTAATGGAACCGCATCAGAGGTGGTAGAATTTGTTAGCTCTACTGAGGGTAGTACTGCAACCATTATTGGGTCTGGAATAAATGTTTCAGGAGATTATTTAAATATTACTGATGTCGATTTCACAGGTTCAGGCACTTTTAGTTTAGAAAATTCCCTTGTTTTAGACGATTCCCAGGGTTGGGAAATCAACTCAGTACCAACACCAACTGGGAATGGACAATTTTATTTCTCAAAGATTTATAGTGACAGTATATATTTAGGCTTGACTGCGGGCGGTGGGCAGGAACGAATAGTTTTTATTCGTGAAGGTACTTACCCAGATGTAACTGTAGCAGATGATACTGAATATACAGCCAATACTACATTTGGACAGGGTCAATTAGTTGGCACTGATACTTATGTAATATATCAAGGTAACGATAAGCAAGTAAAAATCGATGGCTTGCAACCGAATACTGAATATTATTTTTCCAGAATGGAAGTGAACTCCACGCCTGACAATTCAAGTGTTAAATATCAAAGTACTTCTACCAGTTTTGCAAAAATTATGACAACTCTGGAAAGCGGAAATATATACATGCATAATGGAGAAGTCAGTGTAAATACCGGAGATAGTTTTTATGATGAAGGTGGAAATGGTTCTTATTTTCCTAATAAAGAACAAGTTCTAACCTTAAATTCAGCAGAAGCTGGAAAATCTGTGAAATTGACTTTTAATGAATTGGAAGTTCGATCTTATGAAAAGCTTAGGATTTTTGATGGTGCAGATACTACAGCAACACTTTTAGAATCTTATTCTGGTGATACCCATAGTTTACCTTTAAGTGTTTCTTCATCAGGGGAGTCTTTAACAGTTAAATTTGAAAGTGCTGATTTTGAGACAAGTAGTTTTAGTTCTAAGGGTTGGCAGGCTGATGTGGATATTACATTGCCTGCTCCAACACAAATGGCTTCTGAATTGACAGTTGAAAATATATCTGATTCAACAATTCGAATCAAATTTTATTTGGGTAATGGTGATGATAGAATGATTTTAATTCAAAAAGGAACTAGTCCTATCACTTTTACACCAACTGATAATCAATCTTATGCGGATGATTTTGAAATCGGCACTGTAAGAAATATTAGAGCAAATAATATTTCTAGTTTCGGTTCAGGTTGGTATGTTACGATGGATAAACTTGATTTTGCCTCTGAGTATACAGTTAAAATCATAGAATATAATGAGAGTAATGGAGAGATTACTTATGCTGAGGAAAGTTATGAAACAGTAGTAGACAATATAATAGAGGCTCCTTCAGATGATTTTTCAAAATATGACTTAGATTTTTATTCATATGATCAGCCTTTTGTAAAAATCGAAAAAATAAGACTGAGTGGTCCTCGAGTTGACCCTTCTTCAGATTTTCGAAATGAAAAAGAAGCAAATTATTTTTTTCTAATAAGTGAACAACCCATATCTGAAAGTTTATTGAGAGAGACACTTAAAGATAATACTCGATTTCAAGCAAATGAACAATTTGGATTAGGTACTGAAATTGCAGAGGGAGTTTTCGTTGTTACTAAAAGAGATAATACTTTTTACGATACAGAAATTTCTGGACTTAAACCCTCAACAGATTACTATTTTGCAACTATGCTTTTCAGAGAAAACCGAGTGGGTTTAACTTATGGTTGGAACACATTAAGGTTTAATAAATTTACTACAAGACCGGAAAACTCCATCTTTTTAAATGATACTGTGGATTATATCGACTCTGTTAAGTTTTTATATGACCCTACTGGTTTTGCAGGTACTATTTGGAATTATGAGGATATAACACAAACATTCTACCCAGAACAAAGTACAGATAAGTTATCTTATCAAAATTTAGGAATTGATAGTCGAGTTGGAGGGAATACCATTTTTGATTTAAGAGTTTTTGATGGCACTGATTCTCTAGCACCATTACTAATTGATTATGAAGAGTTAACAGTTGACGGTATAAACTCTGATTCAGTAATTCAAGCTACGAATAGCCAAGGGGCATTAACATTTGTGTATAAAAAATTATGGTCAGGATATACGCATAAAGGATTTTATGGGAGATTATTTCCAGTTCAAGCAGGTGAACAAGAACCAACTCAAAGTGTTTCAAATTTTGAAGCGACTACTACGAAAGAAGGAACGGCAGATATTAATTTTGTTCGTGGTAATGGGGATAGAGTTGTAGCCACCATAGTAAACAGATATGAGGAGTCCCCAAGCTATATAGATGGATTGGATTACCAATTCAATAAAACCCTTAAAGACTTTTTTACTAATGGAAGTCAAGTGGTTTACAATGGTGCAGGCAATAATTTTTCCATAAATAATTTAGTGCCAGGAAAGTCCTATGACATATATTTTGCCGAAGCTAATGGGGAGGGGAAGAATATTGCTTATGCACAGGCAAAAAAGTACACTTTTAATGTGCCTGAAAACAGACCCACGATCGCAGCTAAAAACTTAGATTTTCTGTTAATTAATGATTCTACGGTAAACTTAAGCTGGGAAAATGGAAATGGTGAAGAAAGAATCGTTTTAATTACTTTAAATAGAGCTTTATTTAATACATATCAATCTATTGACGGTAGAGATTTACCGTCTGTGAATGGTGGTTTGATTGAAGATTTTTATCGTGTTAATGTAGATAATGGATACAGCAATAGTACTTTATATTTGGCCTATTCAGGCACAGGTAATTCCGTAAATGTATCCTCTAAATACTTGGTTCGTCAGCTCTATAATACCGAGGCCTTAAAATTTTATGTACTTGAGTATTATGGGGATGAGAATGCTAAAAATTATTTAAGTTCTGAGCACAAGACATTTTCTTTTATACCAAAAATTGGCACAAATAAACTTGACGGAAGTTATTTTACTATTTCAGAAATAGATGCAGTATCTTTTAAATTATCTTATGAAACAGAGGCATATTACTATCCTTATGAGTCAGTTGTGGTTGTCTCAGAAAAGGGAGTGGCAGACAATACCATACCATTTGAGAGTGGACTTCTTCCAAATGGCTTCACTGAAATAAAAAATGGATTAGTAGGAACATTTGAGAACAAAAAAGTCTATTTCTTTGATAGACCTAGTAATAACTATATAAAAGGGTTGAAGCCTAATACTGACTACACAGTAACTATATATAATGCCAGATTCACTAAGCTAGCTTCAACTATCACGAATGATCAGATTTATCAACGTGATGTTGCTACAAGTAATACTAGCACTTATTATTGGGTAAATGGATCTGGAAATTGGGTAGATTTATCCCATTGGGCAACAAGTTCTGGAGGTAAAACTAAACACAGTACTTTGCCTGATAATAGTAGTGAGGTCATTTTCGATGAAAATTCGGTTTCTTCAGCAACAAAGGACTCTGTTGTTATTTCTACTGAAGAAATGGCTTTATTCAGTTTTGATGCCAAAAGTTTGCCAAACAAATTGAGTTTTGTTTATGAAGATATTTCTAGTAGTATCGATCAAGTTAATATTGCTTCATCCTTTGAACTCAATGATAGTCTCAATTTCTTTGCTGATAACTTAACATTAAGACAGGCGTTAGAGGGAAATAAATTTAGGTCTAATATTGCTTCTACAATTCTTTCTATCGAAATAATGCCAAGTAAGAATCATTTAAATATTAAGAATGTTTTTAGTTTGATGGAATTAAAAATTACCAATGCTAATGTTTCATTTGAACCTCAAAGTTCTATTAGTGTAGAAGATATTAGCTTTAATAATTCCATTATACATAATATGCCAAGATGGGAAGGAGTTAATTCGATTAGTAGTGATATCAAATTACCCTATGTCGAAACTGGGAATAGAGATTACTTTAATACCTATTCAAATGTGGATATCGATTCTCTCTTTTTAAATATACATAAGGTGTATTTAAAGAATCAATCTACGTTGCAGGTAGAGGAGATAATTAATAATTCTCAAAAAACAGTTTTACTCACTTCATTAGATGGTATTGCTAATATAAAAACTAACTCAGATTCGCTTATTGTAGATAATTTTTACATCAAAAATAATTTTGCTTTAGGTAGTGCTGTGTATTATGCTAAAAACTCGGCTTTACTAGAAAACACTAAGGGTTGGATAAATGATAATGATTCATTTCCAGATGTAGAAGCAGAAGCAGAAGCAATCATCATAACTGGCCTCAAAACTGAGATTAGTTTAAAGCTTTATAATTATTTATCCTTTGGAGGTTTGTATATAAGTTTACGTGAGGCAAATAAACCTCATAAAGGACCAGGGGAATTAGAAAATCTCAATGCTAATTCAGTCTATTCAGAAGCTTCAGGTGAAGAACAATTATTGTATCTAAATACTAATTTCAAATTTGATTTTAATAGACCTCTTTTAAATATATCAAATTTAAGTCCTGATACTGAATATATTCTGTCATTCTACTCATGTTACAAATCAGGAGATCAAGTTATTTTTTCTGAAGATCGCAGAGAGAAGAAGTTTAAAACACTCAAGAAAGACGATATTTTAATGTTCAGAGAAGGCGGAGATGTTATTGTTGATGGACGCAAAAATCTTTATGGTGTAAACGGATTTGAAACAGGTGAATTCCCGTTTGAAAGAAGTGAGGTTACATTGTATCCAAATAGCAATTCTAAAAAGATTGCATTGACAGCTTTACAAATCCGGGATATTGAAACTGACATGGATGTTTCCATTTTTGATGGTATTGATACTTCAGCAAATAAGATTTTGGATTCAAGATTAAGTGCTCGTGGTGAGAATTTGGAAAGTATTTTTCAAGATAATTACCCAAAAGCCTCCAATGCTGAAGGTGCATTAACAGTAGTATTGGAAGGTTATACCAGTGCCAGTTCATATAGTAAAGGTCCTAAATTTATAGTTTATGAATCTAATGGAGTTGTGGCTAATGAACCAACAGTTCAGGCCAGTAATGTTGAAATTTCTGATAAGAATCAAAACACAGCTACTATTACGTGGACTAAGGGTGATGGAAATAGAACTTTAGTTTCTATTTTTGAAGGATATTCATCTTTTGGAAGTTCTATTTTTAATGATGGGATAAAGTGGAATGCTAATAATATATTTCGTTTAGGTGATAGGGTTGGAGATCGATATACGCAATATATTGTGTATACAGGTGAGGGTGATTCCATAACCATTGATTCTTTAAAAGCAGATACTAGGTATGGTGTTATGGCTTTAACTTATAATGTCTCTGAAACTGAAGATCCAAATTATATGAATTCTGATGTGGTTACAAAATCATTTTACACAACACCAAATGCACCTGTTCAATTACCGCAAAACTTTTCAATTTTTGATCGGGAACCTATTTCAACAAATTTTACTTTTCAGGATTCGGTGGCGACTGGAGCATTGATATTGATTAAGGAAAATGAAGCAGTTGATTTAAGTTTGGCTACAGATAGCATTAAGAATCAGAATACTTCAGGATATGTAGTTGATTTTACTGAATTAGATAGTCTTGAAGATGGAGCCAGAATATACTTCAATGATAATTATTCTGACATGAATTATTATTTGGAAGGGTTAAAGGAATCAACTGAATATCACTATGCTATTTTTAATTATCGAGAGAATTCTGTAGCTAGAGTAGTAAATGAAAATGCCTTAACAGGTAGCTTCAAAACACAAGATGCGAGTTATAAAATAAATGGTTTCAATTTACCAAATAATTCCTTGCAGGGTGAAGAGATTTGCATGGGTGCAAATATAAAAATCTATTACAACTACACTGGAACTAATGAAGGTGATAATTCAGCTATTCCAATCATTTCAAATTCTTTAGGTATGAGTGATAGTACACTTTTGGATGTAATAAGTGAGGAGGATGGTTTAATGATAGTGAGTCTACCTGAGGATTTGGATTCAGGCATGCACTATTTCTCTATGATTCCTGAGCTGGGAAGTGATTTTAAAATATACATAGACTCACTAAATATTCAACCGATTCAAGAAATTGAAATCACTAGAAATAATAATAAATTAGTGGTTAATGACTCGGTAGACCTAAGGTGGTATAGAAATGACGCCTTGATTTCACAAGAGAATGATTCCATTTTGCAGCTAACTAGTGAAGGAACTTACTATGCATCAAAAACCGCAGCCAACTGCGAATATTTCTCAAATGAAATCTATGTGAAAGCTAAAGTTACCTTTACCGAGGATTCTGTCCAAAGTTGTATTGATGAATTAGTTGAAATTGAATTTGAAAATACGCTAGGCAACTTAAGTGATTCATTTAATTATTATGCTTTGCTTTTAGATAATTCAGGAAATGAACAAAATTTAGAATTGGAGTCGATAGATTTAAATAATAATTTATTCAGTTTATCATTACCGAAGAATTTGCCAACTGATTATTACTCAATCATACTGAAAGCAGAAGGTGATAGTATAGAATCAGATACCACCACGCTTTATATTGAAAATATGGAGCCAGCAATCATTACCTTAACAGAAAGTGGGTTGAGTTCCAATTATGAAGAAGGTAATCAATGGTTCTTTAATGGCGAACCTATTAATGGCGCTACTTCCCAATCCATTTCAATAGATAGGTCTGGGGTCTACTCAGTTGAAGTATCCACAGAATTTTGTAGTGTGAAATCAGAAGGCATAACGCTTACTTCAAACCGCAGAGGATTATCAGCTGTTGGGTTTAGAGCTTACCCTAATCCAATCCGAAATGACTTAAACCTTAAATACACTGGGGATGAGTACCTTGGGTTGAGTAGTGTGGTGATCACCGATTTGACAGGAAAAGCAATTTATAATGGATTACATGACTTCCAAAATGAGAAAAAGTTAGAAATTCCATTAAGTGAAATAAATGCTGGGGTTTACTTTATAACAGTAGAAACTAACAGCTATAGAGCGCAGCAAAAATTAATTAAAAAATAA
- the pnuC gene encoding nicotinamide riboside transporter PnuC, protein MEILNELYYGLLNMGWLEGLGVFFGILYIYFAAKEMIWCWYASLVSVSIYLVICYQVQLYAEMGLNFYYLGTTVYGWWHWRNPNRKEKELPISKMKLKEHVIFIISGILFTFGLAYFLVENTDAQLPYLDSFTTIFSVLTTLLVTRKVLENWLYWIVIDAVAVYIYFQRELFLTSLLMAAYVIIAAVGYFNWRKLYHTKYA, encoded by the coding sequence ATGGAAATTTTAAATGAATTGTATTATGGCCTCCTCAATATGGGATGGCTCGAAGGATTAGGTGTATTTTTTGGCATCTTATATATCTATTTTGCAGCCAAAGAGATGATCTGGTGCTGGTATGCTAGTTTGGTAAGCGTAAGTATTTATTTAGTTATTTGCTATCAAGTTCAGCTTTACGCAGAAATGGGATTAAACTTCTATTATTTAGGCACAACAGTATATGGTTGGTGGCATTGGAGAAATCCCAATAGAAAAGAAAAGGAGTTACCTATCTCTAAAATGAAATTAAAAGAGCATGTTATATTTATCATTTCAGGGATCCTTTTCACTTTTGGACTTGCTTACTTTTTGGTAGAAAACACAGATGCACAACTCCCCTATTTAGATTCTTTCACAACCATTTTTAGTGTATTGACCACCTTATTGGTAACACGAAAAGTATTAGAAAATTGGCTCTACTGGATCGTTATTGATGCCGTAGCGGTTTACATTTATTTCCAAAGAGAATTATTTTTAACATCTCTCTTAATGGCGGCTTATGTAATTATAGCAGCAGTAGGTTATTTCAACTGGCGCAAACTTTACCATACCAAATACGCATGA
- a CDS encoding tetratricopeptide repeat-containing sensor histidine kinase, which yields MKIADNLIGEIEDLLAEAHQISKESVPNAISLTEKALFKSQKIKEKNAIHANALNQLSSLQRRNKEFTTARSLAERAQLISNKINYDKGKGDACYNIGLLLKEQEKYSEALPYLTYALHLYAKIKNHEFHIKSLCLLGNLYEGFHDFKNAFLAYEEALAEAEEHQNINLISDIYLSLASINLKSNKVSKASQLIEKCIKVKEELQQEEKLASAYYLAGKIKSKAGKLDKAGYHFMIALSLFNQHNIEAGMVESMEKLGGVYFKQGKIKEAIDLLEEAVKIAEKSNLKISLFKCHNLLFQCFKPVNTSKALFHLEEYVKLKEEENNKYIKNLVDGYEVISHMEDLEKDAEIEQEKASIIEKKNTELDSFFYRVSHDLKGPIASLLGLSELVDKDIKDPDARHFFKMYDHQIRRLNMIVMELINITELNYRDIKLTPINFYEIVDNCISAYAYLPNYSKISFTIDIESNLYFKSEWYIINTILQNLIENSIKYIDINKNQPKVDVVIFKRKDHVILKVIDNGHGIEPEHINKIFGMFYRASEEGSGTGLGLFVLKRAIERLKGDVSVQSEPKVGSTFEVKIPLAKEELN from the coding sequence TTGAAGATAGCTGATAACCTTATTGGGGAGATAGAGGATTTGCTGGCTGAGGCTCATCAAATATCAAAAGAGAGTGTACCAAATGCTATAAGCTTAACTGAAAAAGCGCTTTTTAAATCTCAAAAAATAAAAGAAAAGAATGCCATTCATGCAAATGCTTTAAACCAACTTTCTTCACTACAAAGAAGAAATAAAGAGTTTACTACAGCTAGATCATTGGCAGAAAGAGCGCAATTAATATCCAATAAAATCAATTACGATAAAGGGAAAGGTGATGCTTGCTATAACATTGGATTACTATTAAAAGAACAAGAAAAGTACAGTGAAGCTTTACCTTACTTAACTTATGCACTTCATTTATATGCTAAAATTAAAAATCATGAATTTCACATAAAATCTCTATGCCTTTTAGGGAATTTATATGAAGGTTTTCATGATTTCAAAAATGCATTTCTAGCTTATGAAGAAGCACTTGCAGAGGCTGAGGAACATCAAAACATCAACTTAATCAGCGATATCTATTTAAGCCTAGCAAGTATTAATTTAAAATCTAATAAAGTTTCCAAAGCTTCACAATTAATAGAAAAATGTATTAAAGTAAAAGAAGAACTCCAGCAGGAAGAGAAGCTTGCAAGTGCTTATTATCTGGCTGGGAAAATTAAATCCAAAGCCGGAAAGCTTGATAAAGCCGGCTATCATTTTATGATTGCTTTATCTCTATTTAACCAACACAATATAGAAGCGGGTATGGTAGAGAGTATGGAGAAATTAGGAGGAGTTTATTTCAAGCAAGGAAAGATTAAGGAGGCTATCGACTTATTAGAAGAAGCAGTAAAAATAGCTGAAAAAAGTAATCTAAAAATCAGTTTATTTAAGTGTCATAACCTTCTTTTTCAATGTTTTAAGCCTGTCAACACTTCAAAAGCACTTTTTCATTTAGAGGAATACGTAAAACTGAAGGAAGAGGAAAATAATAAATACATCAAAAATTTAGTAGATGGCTATGAGGTGATTTCCCATATGGAAGATTTAGAGAAAGATGCCGAAATAGAGCAAGAAAAAGCCTCAATAATAGAAAAGAAAAATACCGAATTAGATTCATTTTTCTATAGAGTTTCCCATGATTTGAAAGGACCCATTGCATCTCTTTTGGGTTTAAGTGAATTAGTTGATAAAGATATCAAAGATCCTGATGCAAGACATTTCTTTAAAATGTATGATCATCAAATCAGAAGATTGAATATGATTGTAATGGAGCTCATCAACATCACAGAATTGAATTATAGAGATATTAAGCTTACTCCAATCAATTTTTATGAGATTGTAGACAATTGTATTTCAGCTTATGCGTATCTTCCTAACTACTCCAAGATAAGTTTTACCATCGATATAGAGAGCAATTTATATTTTAAATCTGAGTGGTATATTATTAATACTATTTTACAGAATTTGATTGAAAACAGTATTAAATATATTGATATTAATAAAAATCAGCCTAAGGTAGATGTAGTAATTTTTAAGCGAAAAGATCATGTCATATTAAAGGTAATAGATAATGGGCATGGAATTGAACCTGAACATATAAATAAGATATTTGGAATGTTTTACAGAGCCAGTGAAGAGGGATCAGGAACAGGTTTAGGTCTATTTGTTTTAAAAAGAGCAATTGAACGTTTGAAAGGTGACGTATCAGTACAAAGTGAACCGAAAGTAGGGAGTACATTTGAAGTTAAAATCCCTTTAGCTAAAGAAGAATTAAATTAA